Proteins encoded by one window of Salvia splendens isolate huo1 chromosome 14, SspV2, whole genome shotgun sequence:
- the LOC121763431 gene encoding uncharacterized protein LOC121763431, whose product MADPNFSTGEPSSVKSPNFSIGETTSDLDLFGKRKRGNDIKEIDSGMAKEAKKTKEVLEFTDFFGLLSIYKKKMIFEKEDFDPMVDYVASDDDEEDINDMKEHPYDREAVLKYISQVRNSGGFDVDVHIPGWLHAGLVNFFPNMMSYPNQRDFIYKLAQVAIDEIKKSKSFELVEVVKAVSSNPCYGLVYLTLAVKKDGGEGEEAATIQAIVNCHWDSPLELKEWRVKPEVEA is encoded by the exons ATGGCAGACCCTAATTTCTCGACTGGAGAGCCATCTTCTGTGAAATCTCCTAATTTCTCGATTGGAGAAACAACATCCGATTTGGATTTGTTTGGTAAACGAAAAAGAGGAAATGATATTAAGGAAATCGATTCCGGCATGGCGAAGGAGGCTAAGAAAACGAAGGAGGTTTTGGAATTCACAGATTTCTTTGGTCTATTGAGTATCTACAAAAAAAAGATGATCTTCGAAAAGGAAGATTTCGATCCTATGGTAGATTATGTCGCAAGTGATGACGACGAGGAAGATATAAACGATATGAAAGAACATCCTTACGACCGCGAGGCTGTTCTAAAATACATAAGCCAAGTCCGCAATAGCGGT GGTTTTGATGTGGATGTGCATATTCCTGGTTGGTTACATGCGGGCTTGGTTAATTTCTTCCCTAATATGATGTCTTACCCCAACCAACGTGATTTTATCTACAAGCTAGCACAGGTTGCGATTGATGAAATCAAG AAAAGCAAAAGTTTTGAGCTTGTGGAAGTTGTGAAAGCGGTCAGCTCAAACCCGTGCTATGGCCTAGTGTATTTGACTCTGGCTGTGAAAAAAGATGGAGGGGagggagaagaagctgctaCTATACAAGCAATCGTCAACTGTCACTGGGACAGCCCTTTGGAACTCAAGGAGTGGAGGGTTAAACCAGAGGTGGAGGCTTGA